The following are from one region of the Tepidamorphus gemmatus genome:
- the urtD gene encoding urea ABC transporter ATP-binding protein UrtD — protein MDDRLTNTLLYLDNVSVSFDGFRALNGLSLVIEPGEMRAIIGPNGAGKTTMMDCITGKTRPDEGTILFEGATDLTRLDEAAIAELGIGRKFQRPTVFESHTVWDNLELALKAPRGPFAALFHRTDDAERARIDAILTTIRLADKRNELAANLSHGQKQWLEIGMLLAQSPKLLLVDEPAAGMTDAETAETAILLKEIAKTRSVVVVEHDMEFVRDLGVKVTVLHEGSVLAEGSLDHVSADPRVVEVYLGR, from the coding sequence ATGGACGACAGGCTGACCAATACCCTTCTCTATCTCGACAACGTTTCGGTCTCCTTCGACGGCTTCCGGGCGTTGAACGGCCTGTCGCTGGTCATCGAGCCCGGCGAGATGCGCGCCATCATCGGCCCGAACGGGGCCGGCAAGACCACCATGATGGACTGCATCACCGGCAAGACCCGGCCCGACGAAGGCACGATCCTGTTCGAGGGGGCGACCGATCTCACCCGCCTCGACGAGGCCGCCATCGCCGAACTTGGCATCGGACGCAAGTTCCAGCGGCCGACAGTGTTCGAGAGCCACACCGTCTGGGACAATCTCGAGCTTGCGCTGAAGGCCCCGCGCGGTCCGTTCGCGGCGCTGTTCCACCGCACCGACGATGCAGAGCGCGCCCGCATCGACGCAATCCTGACGACCATCCGTCTGGCCGACAAGCGCAACGAGCTCGCCGCCAATCTCAGCCACGGCCAGAAGCAGTGGCTCGAGATCGGCATGCTGCTCGCCCAGTCGCCGAAACTGCTGCTCGTCGACGAGCCGGCGGCGGGCATGACCGACGCCGAGACCGCCGAGACCGCGATCCTGCTCAAGGAGATCGCCAAGACCCGGTCCGTCGTGGTCGTCGAGCACGACATGGAATTCGTGCGCGATCTCGGGGTCAAGGTCACCGTGCTGCACGAGGGCTCGGTGCTTGCCGAAGGCTCGCTCGACCACGTCTCTGCCGACCCGCGCGTGGTCGAGGTCTATCTGGGGCGCTGA
- a CDS encoding tellurite resistance TerB family protein: protein MLDTRRLLETLTQLQTGGQGEPPATTGAKGTDVLTGAQQALGGLTGALGKGLGGSGLAGGALAGGITALLLGTKAGRKLGSTAIKVGGLALLGGLAYKAYSDWQAGRTGVPAQQQQPPAPLPPPESSGFAVPATPEGQNVLARAVIRAMIAAARADGRIDAEETRKVEQALAQAGLADGARTFLIEALGQPDDLDDIARQATTPELAAEMWLAARLTIDPDTAEEAAFLRTFAERLRLAPDLVAHLEATAAAAR, encoded by the coding sequence ATGCTGGATACACGCCGCCTGCTCGAGACCCTGACGCAGCTTCAGACAGGCGGACAGGGCGAACCTCCTGCGACCACCGGGGCCAAGGGCACGGACGTCCTGACCGGCGCGCAACAGGCACTCGGCGGTCTGACCGGAGCGCTCGGCAAGGGCCTTGGTGGTTCGGGACTTGCCGGCGGCGCGCTGGCCGGCGGGATCACGGCCCTGCTGCTCGGCACCAAGGCCGGCCGCAAGCTCGGCAGCACCGCCATCAAAGTGGGCGGCCTCGCCCTGCTCGGCGGTCTCGCCTACAAGGCCTACAGCGACTGGCAGGCCGGTCGCACCGGTGTCCCTGCTCAGCAACAGCAGCCTCCGGCGCCGCTGCCGCCGCCCGAATCGAGCGGCTTCGCTGTGCCAGCTACTCCCGAGGGCCAGAACGTCCTTGCCAGAGCCGTCATCCGGGCGATGATCGCCGCCGCCCGGGCCGACGGACGCATCGATGCCGAGGAGACCCGCAAGGTCGAGCAGGCGCTTGCCCAGGCCGGTCTGGCGGACGGCGCCAGGACATTCCTGATCGAGGCGCTGGGACAGCCGGACGACCTCGACGACATCGCCCGCCAGGCGACGACGCCGGAGCTCGCCGCCGAGATGTGGCTCGCCGCGCGGCTGACGATCGATCCCGACACGGCCGAGGAGGCGGCCTTCCTGCGCACCTTCGCCGAACGTCTGCGGCTGGCACCGGATCTCGTCGCGCATCTCGAGGCGACCGCCGCCGCGGCCAGATGA
- the ureC gene encoding urease subunit alpha has protein sequence MARMKRAAYAHMFGPTVGDRVRLADTDLWIEVEKDFTTYGEEVKFGGGKVIRDGMGQSQVTRAAGAVDTVITNALILDHWGIVKADVGLKDGLIVGIGKAGNPDIQPGVDIIVGPGTEAIAAEGRILTAGGFDAHIHFICPQQVEEALMSGITTMLGGGTGPAHGTLATTCTPGPWHIARMIEASDGLPMNIGWSGKGNASRPDALVEQVLAGACALKLHEDWGTTPAAIDCCLSVADDLDVQVMIHTDTLNESGFVENTVKAIGGRTIHAFHTEGAGGGHAPDIIKVCGLANVIPSSTNPTRPYTANTVDEHLDMLMVCHHLDPSIPEDVAFAESRIRKETIAAEDILHDIGAFSIIASDSQAMGRVGEVVIRTWQTAHKMKVQRGRLREESGDNDNVRVKRYVAKYTINPAIAHGISAHIGSVEVGKRADLVLWSPAFFGVKPELVLLGGMIAAAPMGDPNASIPTPEPVHYRPMFGSYGKALSGSSVTFVSKASLDAGLAGRLGVAKTLVAVENTRSGISKASMVHNSATPHVEVDPETYEVRADGELLTCEPARELPMAQRYFMF, from the coding sequence ATGGCCAGGATGAAGCGCGCCGCCTATGCCCACATGTTCGGTCCCACGGTGGGCGACCGTGTCCGGCTCGCCGACACCGATCTCTGGATCGAGGTCGAGAAGGACTTCACGACCTATGGCGAGGAGGTGAAGTTCGGCGGTGGCAAGGTGATCCGCGACGGTATGGGGCAGAGCCAGGTGACGCGCGCCGCCGGCGCGGTGGACACCGTGATCACCAATGCGCTGATCCTCGACCACTGGGGGATCGTCAAGGCCGATGTCGGTCTGAAGGACGGCCTGATCGTGGGCATAGGCAAGGCCGGCAATCCCGACATCCAGCCCGGCGTCGACATCATTGTCGGCCCCGGTACCGAGGCGATCGCGGCCGAGGGCAGGATCCTCACCGCCGGTGGATTCGACGCCCACATCCACTTCATCTGCCCCCAGCAGGTGGAAGAGGCGCTGATGTCGGGCATCACCACGATGCTCGGCGGCGGCACCGGTCCGGCGCACGGCACGCTGGCGACGACCTGCACGCCCGGACCCTGGCACATCGCGCGCATGATCGAGGCGTCCGACGGATTGCCGATGAACATCGGCTGGTCGGGGAAGGGCAACGCCTCACGCCCCGACGCCCTCGTCGAACAGGTGCTGGCCGGCGCGTGTGCGCTGAAGCTTCACGAGGACTGGGGCACGACGCCCGCCGCCATCGACTGCTGCCTCTCGGTTGCCGACGATCTCGACGTGCAGGTGATGATCCACACCGATACGCTGAACGAATCGGGCTTCGTCGAGAACACGGTGAAGGCGATCGGCGGGCGGACGATTCATGCCTTCCATACGGAGGGTGCCGGCGGCGGCCACGCGCCCGACATCATCAAGGTCTGCGGGCTGGCCAATGTGATCCCGTCCTCGACCAATCCGACGAGGCCCTACACCGCCAACACGGTCGACGAGCATCTCGACATGCTGATGGTCTGCCATCACCTCGATCCGTCGATTCCGGAGGACGTCGCCTTCGCCGAGAGCCGCATCCGCAAGGAGACGATCGCCGCCGAGGACATCCTGCACGACATCGGCGCATTCTCGATCATCGCCTCCGACAGCCAGGCGATGGGGCGGGTCGGCGAGGTGGTGATCCGCACCTGGCAGACCGCCCACAAGATGAAGGTGCAGCGCGGCCGGCTGCGCGAGGAGTCCGGCGACAACGACAATGTCAGGGTCAAGCGCTATGTCGCCAAGTACACGATCAATCCGGCGATCGCGCACGGCATCTCGGCCCATATCGGCTCGGTCGAGGTCGGCAAGCGGGCCGATCTGGTGCTGTGGTCGCCGGCCTTCTTCGGGGTCAAGCCCGAACTGGTGCTGCTCGGTGGCATGATCGCGGCCGCGCCGATGGGCGATCCGAACGCCTCGATTCCAACGCCGGAGCCGGTCCACTACCGGCCGATGTTCGGCAGCTACGGCAAGGCTCTGTCCGGGTCGTCCGTCACCTTCGTCTCCAAGGCATCGCTCGACGCCGGCCTCGCCGGCCGTCTCGGGGTCGCCAAGACGCTGGTGGCGGTGGAGAACACCCGCAGCGGCATCTCCAAGGCAAGCATGGTGCACAATTCGGCGACTCCGCATGTCGAGGTCGATCCGGAAACCTACGAGGTGCGCGCCGACGGCGAATTGCTGACCTGCGAGCCGGCGCGAGAATTGCCGATGGCGCAGCGCTACTTCATGTTCTGA
- the ureG gene encoding urease accessory protein UreG, translating to MTSSPNGPLRVGIGGPVGSGKTALMEALCKALRDTYDIAAITNDIYTKEDALILNRVGALPTERIMGVETGGCPHTAIREDASINLAAIAQMRARFPDLDLVLVESGGDNLAATFSPELADLTIYVIDVAAGEKIPRKGGPGITRSDLLVINKIDLAPLVGASLEVMDQDTRRMRGDRPYVFTNMKTREGLDTIIAFLERAGGLAPSAAP from the coding sequence ATGACGTCATCACCCAACGGACCCCTCCGGGTCGGCATCGGCGGGCCGGTCGGCTCCGGCAAGACTGCGCTGATGGAGGCCTTGTGCAAGGCCTTGCGCGATACCTACGACATCGCCGCGATCACCAACGACATCTACACCAAGGAGGACGCGCTGATCCTCAATCGGGTGGGCGCCCTGCCGACCGAGCGGATCATGGGAGTGGAGACCGGCGGCTGTCCGCACACGGCGATCCGCGAGGACGCCTCGATCAATCTCGCCGCGATCGCGCAGATGCGCGCCCGCTTCCCCGATCTCGATCTGGTGCTGGTCGAATCGGGCGGCGACAATCTTGCTGCCACGTTCTCGCCGGAGCTTGCCGACCTGACGATCTATGTCATCGACGTCGCGGCCGGCGAGAAGATCCCGCGCAAGGGTGGGCCCGGCATCACCCGCTCCGATCTTCTTGTCATCAACAAGATCGATCTTGCGCCGCTGGTCGGCGCCTCGCTGGAGGTGATGGACCAGGACACCCGCCGCATGCGCGGCGATCGGCCCTACGTGTTCACCAACATGAAGACCCGCGAGGGTCTCGACACGATCATCGCCTTCCTCGAACGGGCCGGGGGGCTTGCCCCGTCCGCCGCCCCCTGA
- the urtC gene encoding urea ABC transporter permease subunit UrtC, whose product MILRALGDKASIFVALLLAVALVVPALNLLLPVNHPLHVSSYFVSLIGKYLAFALLALSVDLIWGFAGILSLGHGAFFALGGYAMGMYLMRQIGSRGVYGNPDLPDFMVFLNWQELPWYWYGFDQFWFAVLMVVLAPGLLAFVFGWFAFRSRVTGVYLSIITQAMTFALMLAFFRNDMGFGGNNGLTDFKDILGFSIQAAETRAALFAATALALAAGFVLCRMVVTSKLGKVLVAVRDAESRTRFLGYRVEHYKLFVWVLSAMLAGIAGALYVPQVGIINPGEFAPANSIEVVVWVAVGGRGTLVGPVIGAVLVNYAKTYFTAALPDIWLFALGGLFIAVTLFLPKGIVGTIAALRSRRRSALQPAADRAGCAEAKAGIVVSKPQAAE is encoded by the coding sequence ATGATCCTGCGCGCGCTCGGCGACAAGGCATCGATCTTCGTCGCACTCCTTCTCGCCGTTGCCCTCGTCGTGCCGGCGCTCAACCTGCTCCTGCCGGTGAATCACCCGCTGCATGTCTCCAGCTACTTCGTCTCGCTGATCGGCAAGTACCTCGCCTTCGCGCTGCTGGCGCTGTCGGTCGATCTGATCTGGGGCTTTGCCGGCATCCTGTCGCTCGGCCACGGTGCCTTCTTCGCGCTCGGCGGCTACGCCATGGGCATGTATCTGATGCGCCAGATCGGCAGCCGCGGCGTCTACGGCAATCCCGACCTGCCGGACTTCATGGTGTTCCTCAACTGGCAGGAACTGCCCTGGTACTGGTACGGGTTCGACCAGTTCTGGTTCGCCGTGCTGATGGTCGTGCTGGCACCCGGCCTGCTCGCCTTCGTGTTCGGCTGGTTCGCCTTCCGCTCGCGGGTGACCGGCGTCTACCTGTCGATCATCACCCAGGCGATGACCTTCGCGCTGATGCTGGCCTTCTTCCGCAACGACATGGGGTTCGGCGGCAACAACGGGCTGACCGATTTCAAGGACATCCTCGGCTTCAGCATCCAGGCGGCCGAGACCCGCGCCGCGCTGTTCGCTGCGACCGCGCTCGCGCTTGCGGCGGGGTTCGTCCTTTGCCGCATGGTGGTCACCTCCAAGCTCGGCAAGGTGCTGGTCGCGGTCCGCGACGCCGAAAGCCGCACCCGCTTCCTCGGCTACCGGGTCGAGCACTACAAGCTGTTCGTCTGGGTTCTGTCGGCGATGCTGGCGGGCATCGCCGGCGCGCTCTACGTGCCGCAGGTCGGCATCATCAACCCGGGCGAGTTCGCGCCGGCCAACTCGATCGAGGTCGTCGTCTGGGTCGCCGTCGGAGGCCGGGGCACGCTGGTCGGGCCGGTCATCGGCGCGGTGCTGGTCAACTACGCCAAGACCTATTTCACCGCCGCGCTGCCGGACATCTGGCTGTTCGCGCTGGGCGGCCTGTTCATCGCGGTGACGCTGTTCCTGCCGAAGGGCATCGTCGGCACCATCGCTGCGTTGCGATCCCGCCGCCGTTCTGCGCTGCAGCCCGCCGCCGACCGAGCAGGCTGCGCTGAAGCCAAGGCGGGCATCGTCGTCAGCAAGCCGCAGGCGGCGGAATGA
- a CDS encoding urease accessory protein UreD, with translation MYDVASRSDAGPVASTGCPSGRLQRADGEIRLAFAGAGGGVREAYQQGSAKVRFPRNYEADGMIEAVLLNTAGGVTGGDRFRISAEAGERSAAVLTTQAAEKAYRSTGGEARIDVTLVAASGARLGWLPQETILFDGARLARTLTLSCDGCAEALLCEAVVLGRTASGERVRQGRLTDRWRIRRGDRLVYADDLRIDGAAWEHLAGPATLAGGRAFASLLLVAGDAGSRLDRARSALDGAGVRAGASAWDGLLSARVVAGDGAGLRQALCRLFAATGWAAPRSWMI, from the coding sequence ATGTACGACGTCGCCTCACGGTCTGATGCTGGCCCCGTCGCCTCCACCGGTTGCCCATCCGGCCGCCTGCAGCGGGCGGACGGCGAGATCCGCCTCGCCTTCGCGGGCGCCGGCGGCGGCGTCCGCGAGGCCTATCAGCAGGGCTCGGCGAAGGTTCGGTTCCCGCGCAACTACGAGGCTGACGGCATGATCGAGGCGGTGCTGCTCAACACGGCCGGCGGCGTCACCGGCGGCGACCGGTTCCGCATCAGCGCCGAAGCGGGCGAGAGGAGTGCCGCGGTGCTGACGACGCAGGCCGCGGAAAAGGCCTACCGCTCGACGGGCGGCGAGGCCCGGATCGACGTTACGCTGGTTGCGGCGTCGGGGGCCCGGCTGGGCTGGCTTCCGCAGGAAACGATCCTGTTCGACGGGGCGAGGCTCGCCCGCACCCTCACCCTCTCGTGTGACGGATGTGCCGAGGCGCTGCTGTGCGAGGCGGTCGTGCTCGGCCGTACCGCGTCCGGTGAGCGCGTGAGGCAGGGCAGGCTGACGGACCGCTGGCGCATCCGCCGCGGCGACCGGCTGGTCTATGCCGACGATTTGAGGATCGACGGGGCCGCTTGGGAGCACCTGGCCGGTCCGGCGACCCTTGCGGGCGGTCGGGCATTCGCTAGCCTGCTGCTGGTGGCGGGGGATGCCGGGTCCCGACTTGACCGGGCGCGCAGCGCGCTGGACGGTGCCGGCGTCCGGGCCGGCGCCAGCGCCTGGGATGGTCTCCTGTCGGCCCGCGTCGTCGCCGGCGACGGGGCGGGACTGCGGCAGGCGCTGTGCAGACTGTTCGCTGCGACCGGCTGGGCCGCGCCGCGGTCCTGGATGATCTGA
- a CDS encoding HupE/UreJ family protein — protein sequence MSKTIAAPAAILAALTATPVLAHVGAGATSGFASGFMHPILGPDHVLAMVAVGLWAGMVGARAMWAWPAAFVGMMVLAGVLGMAGVPLPFVEPGILASVIVLGLAIAMALRAPVWLGAVIVGFFALFHGHAHGTEVPETVGGLEYLIGFALATALLHGIGIALCVGIARVGVSAIALRALGGLVVIAGIALAVG from the coding sequence ATGTCGAAGACGATTGCCGCGCCTGCCGCGATCCTCGCCGCCCTCACCGCGACGCCCGTCCTGGCCCATGTCGGCGCCGGCGCCACATCCGGCTTCGCCTCGGGTTTCATGCATCCGATCCTCGGACCCGATCATGTGCTGGCGATGGTTGCCGTCGGCCTGTGGGCGGGGATGGTCGGAGCCCGGGCGATGTGGGCGTGGCCGGCCGCCTTCGTCGGCATGATGGTGCTTGCCGGCGTGCTCGGCATGGCCGGCGTGCCGCTGCCCTTCGTCGAACCGGGCATCCTCGCCTCGGTCATCGTGCTCGGTCTGGCGATCGCGATGGCGCTGCGTGCGCCGGTGTGGCTGGGCGCGGTGATCGTCGGCTTCTTCGCCCTGTTCCATGGCCATGCCCACGGCACCGAGGTGCCGGAGACCGTCGGCGGGCTCGAGTATCTGATCGGGTTCGCCCTTGCCACCGCCCTGCTGCACGGTATTGGCATCGCGCTCTGTGTCGGAATCGCCCGTGTCGGCGTTTCTGCCATTGCCCTGCGCGCGCTGGGTGGGCTCGTGGTGATCGCTGGCATCGCGCTCGCGGTGGGCTGA
- a CDS encoding urease accessory protein UreE — protein MLRALKVLPRGTFQTAVDSITLDAEARYRRRIALKGDKGTEFLLDLPEAAVIGNGDGLELEDGRVVIVSAAEETLTEITAATPHQLLKLAWHIGNRHIPAEIQPDRILIRPDHVIAEMLVGLGASVRDVRAQFLPEGGAYAHHHDRMYRDHDGDGDG, from the coding sequence ATGCTGCGCGCGCTGAAGGTCTTGCCGAGGGGAACGTTCCAGACGGCGGTCGATTCGATCACGCTGGATGCCGAGGCACGCTACCGCCGCCGGATCGCGCTGAAAGGCGACAAGGGCACCGAATTCCTGCTCGACCTGCCCGAGGCGGCCGTCATCGGCAACGGCGACGGGCTCGAGCTCGAGGACGGGCGTGTGGTCATTGTGAGCGCCGCCGAGGAGACGCTCACCGAGATCACGGCGGCGACGCCACATCAGCTTCTCAAGCTCGCCTGGCACATCGGCAACCGGCACATCCCGGCCGAGATCCAGCCGGACCGCATCCTGATCCGCCCTGACCATGTGATCGCAGAGATGCTGGTCGGACTGGGCGCCAGCGTGCGCGACGTGCGCGCCCAGTTCCTGCCCGAGGGTGGTGCCTACGCCCATCATCACGACCGGATGTACCGCGATCATGACGGGGACGGCGATGGCTGA
- a CDS encoding lysozyme inhibitor LprI family protein, producing the protein MEGWRFAGRALAVVAALALLVALTGDAGAEPHVDCNNAGTQMELNYCAERDYLAADADLNEIYPQAIEAMRQIDSRLEPGRRGAVESLRAAQRAWIPFRDKACEAEGYLVSGGSMMALIVYGCLERLTRQRVEDLEGLVYGMGN; encoded by the coding sequence ATGGAAGGGTGGCGTTTCGCCGGCCGCGCACTGGCGGTCGTTGCGGCGCTCGCGCTGCTGGTCGCCCTGACCGGTGACGCCGGCGCCGAGCCGCACGTCGACTGCAACAACGCCGGGACGCAGATGGAACTGAACTATTGCGCCGAGCGCGACTATCTCGCCGCCGATGCGGATCTGAACGAGATCTACCCCCAGGCGATCGAGGCGATGCGTCAGATCGATTCCCGTCTCGAGCCCGGCCGGCGGGGTGCGGTCGAGTCGCTCAGGGCGGCGCAGCGCGCCTGGATCCCGTTCCGCGACAAGGCCTGCGAGGCGGAAGGCTATCTGGTCAGCGGCGGCAGCATGATGGCGCTGATCGTCTATGGTTGCCTCGAGCGTCTGACCCGCCAGAGGGTCGAGGATCTCGAAGGTCTCGTTTACGGCATGGGCAACTGA
- a CDS encoding urease accessory protein UreF, translating to MTGTAMAEAGMAGSGASRGADAAALYRLMAWLSPAYPVGAFSHSHGLEWEVEAGNVCDAQGLSRWIGDILRHGGGRQDAILLAATWRAIRGGDAAGLAMIAELAAALSPSRERRTETLSQGRAFALATEAAWPAGVGEDPADLAYPVAVGLAAARHGIALEPALVAYLHAFAANLVSAGVRLVPLGQTDGQRAIARLEPVVAAVAAEAMAADLEVIGGCALLADIASMRHETQYTRLFRT from the coding sequence ATGACGGGGACGGCGATGGCTGAGGCGGGGATGGCCGGGTCCGGAGCGTCTCGAGGCGCTGACGCAGCCGCTCTGTACCGGCTGATGGCGTGGCTGTCGCCGGCCTATCCCGTCGGCGCCTTCAGCCATAGCCATGGCCTCGAATGGGAGGTCGAGGCTGGTAATGTTTGCGATGCGCAGGGGCTGTCCCGCTGGATCGGCGACATTCTCCGCCATGGTGGCGGCCGCCAGGACGCGATCCTGCTGGCGGCAACCTGGCGGGCGATCCGCGGCGGCGATGCGGCCGGACTGGCAATGATCGCCGAACTCGCCGCCGCGCTCTCGCCGTCCCGGGAGCGGCGCACCGAGACCTTGTCGCAGGGCCGCGCCTTCGCGCTCGCCACAGAGGCCGCGTGGCCGGCGGGCGTCGGCGAGGATCCGGCCGACCTCGCCTATCCGGTCGCGGTCGGCCTCGCTGCAGCGCGCCATGGGATTGCGCTCGAACCTGCGCTGGTGGCCTACCTGCATGCCTTCGCCGCCAACCTCGTGTCGGCCGGGGTTCGGCTTGTTCCGCTCGGTCAGACCGACGGTCAGCGCGCCATCGCGCGGCTCGAACCGGTGGTCGCCGCCGTCGCCGCCGAGGCCATGGCGGCGGATCTCGAGGTGATCGGCGGCTGTGCGCTCCTCGCCGACATCGCGTCCATGCGGCATGAGACCCAGTACACGAGGTTGTTCAGGACATGA
- the urtE gene encoding urea ABC transporter ATP-binding subunit UrtE yields the protein MLSVEAVDLHYGAAQALWRVSLAAEPGKVTCLMGRNGVGKTSLLKAIVGQHAVSAGRIVWEGRDLADLRPYDRARCGIAYVPQGREIFPLLSVEENLQTGFAALPRGVRRTVPDEVFELFPVLATMRRRRGGDLSGGQQQQLAIGRALVTRPRLLVLDEPTEGIQPSIIKDIGRAIAYLRDKGTMAILLVEQYFDFARDLADSFAVMDRGEIVLAGTRDEMVEEDVRRRLTV from the coding sequence ATGCTGAGCGTCGAGGCTGTCGATCTCCACTACGGCGCGGCGCAGGCGCTGTGGCGTGTCTCGCTCGCCGCCGAGCCCGGCAAGGTCACCTGCCTGATGGGCCGCAACGGCGTCGGCAAGACCTCGCTGCTGAAGGCCATTGTCGGCCAGCACGCGGTCTCCGCCGGCAGGATCGTCTGGGAAGGGCGCGACCTGGCGGACCTGAGGCCGTACGATCGGGCCCGCTGCGGGATCGCCTATGTGCCGCAGGGCAGGGAGATCTTCCCGCTGCTCAGCGTCGAGGAGAACCTGCAGACCGGCTTCGCGGCGCTGCCCCGGGGCGTCCGGCGCACAGTTCCCGACGAGGTGTTCGAGCTGTTTCCCGTGCTTGCCACCATGCGGCGGCGCCGCGGCGGCGACCTGTCCGGCGGCCAGCAGCAGCAGCTCGCCATCGGCCGGGCGCTCGTCACCCGGCCGCGCCTGCTCGTCCTCGACGAGCCGACCGAGGGCATCCAGCCCTCGATTATCAAGGACATCGGCCGAGCCATCGCCTATCTTCGCGACAAGGGAACCATGGCGATCCTGCTCGTCGAGCAGTATTTCGATTTCGCCCGTGACCTGGCGGATAGTTTCGCCGTCATGGATCGCGGCGAGATCGTGCTCGCCGGCACGCGCGACGAGATGGTGGAGGAGGATGTACGACGTCGCCTCACGGTCTGA
- a CDS encoding urease subunit beta → MKLTPREKDKLLVALAADVARRRLARGVKLNYPETIALITDYVVEGARDGRSVADLMEAAAHVVTADQVMPGIAAMITEVQVEATFPDGTKLVTVHQPIRGGTPAGIVPGEIATAAGDIELNAGRQTVTLQVSNTGDRPVQVGSHYHFFETNEALAFDREKARGFRLDIPAGTAVRFEPGQTREVRLVALSGTRTVYGFNSKVMGEL, encoded by the coding sequence GTGAAGCTGACGCCAAGGGAGAAGGACAAGCTGCTGGTGGCTCTTGCCGCCGATGTCGCCCGCCGCCGGCTCGCCCGCGGCGTGAAGCTGAACTATCCCGAGACGATCGCGCTGATCACCGATTATGTCGTCGAGGGAGCGCGCGACGGCCGATCCGTCGCCGACCTGATGGAGGCCGCTGCCCATGTGGTCACCGCCGATCAGGTGATGCCGGGCATCGCCGCGATGATCACCGAGGTGCAGGTCGAGGCGACATTTCCCGACGGCACCAAGCTGGTGACGGTGCACCAGCCGATCCGGGGCGGCACCCCCGCCGGCATCGTGCCGGGCGAGATCGCCACCGCCGCTGGCGACATCGAGCTCAACGCCGGGCGCCAGACGGTGACGCTGCAGGTCTCCAACACCGGCGACCGGCCGGTGCAGGTCGGCAGCCACTACCATTTCTTCGAGACCAACGAGGCGCTTGCCTTCGATCGCGAGAAGGCGCGCGGCTTCCGGCTCGACATTCCCGCCGGCACCGCCGTGCGCTTCGAGCCCGGCCAGACGCGCGAGGTGAGGCTGGTCGCACTGTCGGGAACGCGGACCGTGTATGGGTTCAACAGCAAGGTCATGGGGGAGCTGTGA